DNA from Terriglobales bacterium:
GCCGCATTGGACGCAATATTCTGCGTACGGCCCTGCAAGACAAAAACCTGGAATTCGTGGCGGTCAACGACCTTACTGATCCGCGCACGCTGGCCCACCTGCTGAAATACGATTCGATCCTCGGCAACCTGAAGAACGACATTAAAGCCGAAAGCGACAGCATCAGTGTTGATGGCCGCAAGATTCGCGTCTTTGCGGAAAAAGACCCGGCCAAGCTGGATTGGGCCTCCGTTGGCGTCCAGGTGGTAGTGGAATCCACCGGCCGATTCACCAACGCCGAGGATGCCCGCAAGCACCTGCGCGGCCCGGTGAAGAAAGTGATTATCTCGGCCCCGGCAACCAACGAAGACATCACCATTGTGATGGGCGTCAATGAAAGCGCCTACGATGCGGCCAAGCACCACGTACTTTCCAACGCCTCGTGCACGACGAACTGCCTGGCCCCGGTGACGAAGGTCGTACACGACAACTTCAAGATCAAGAACGGCACCATGACCACGATTCACTCGTATACGAACGACCAGGTGATCCTCGATTTCCCGCACAAAGACCTGCGGCGCGCACGCGCGGCGGCGCTCTCGATGATCCCAACCAGCACCGGCGCAGCCAAAGCCATTTACCTGGTGATTCCCGAGATGAAAGGCAAGCTTGATGGATTTGCCATGCGTGTGCCCACACCCAACGTCTCAGTCGTGGACCTGGTTGTGTTCGTGGAGAAGAAGACCTCGGTAGAAGAAGTCAACGCTGCGTTAAAGCAGGCTTCTGAGGCCGGTCCGCTGAAGGGATACCTGGGATACGAGACGGCGGAGCTCGTTTCCTCGGACTACAAGGGCGACTCGCGCTCCTCGATCGTCGATGCTCCCATGACGCGCGTGGTGGATGGCAATTGCGTCAAAGTCATCGCGTGGTACGACAACGAGTGGGGATACTCGTGCCGTGTGCGCGATCTGATCAACTACATCGGCGCAAAAGGAATCTAACCACAAAGGACACGAAGTACAACCCAAAGGACACGAAGGGATTTGAATCATTCGATTCGGCCATCTTTTGATGTTTGATTGCCTTTCTTTGTGTTCCTCTGTGATTCCTTTGTGTCCTTTGTGGTGAAACAAATTTATGGCAAAACTTTCGATCAAAGACCTGAACCTGGAAAACAAGCGCATATTTGTGCGGGTGGATTTCAACGTGCCCCTTTCCGAAGACGGCCGCGTCACCGACGACACACGCATCGTTGAAACCCTGCCCACCATTGAGTATGCGGTGAAGCACAAAGCCAAAGTGATTCTGGCTTCGCACCTGGGACGTCCCAAGGGCAAACCCAACCCGAAGATGAGCCTGAAGGCGGTAGCGGAGCGCTTGCGTATGCTGCTGGACCATGACCTCGGTCCGAGTGAGAACGTTGGGTTTTGTCCGGATTGCGTCGGCGCTGAAGCCCGAGAGATGGCCGGCAAGTTGGGTGCTGGGCACATCCTGCTGTTGGAAAATCTTCGCTTTCATGCGGAGGAAGAAGCCAACGATCCGGCGTTCGCCAAAGAGTTGGCCAGCCTGGCGGATTATTACGTCAATGACGCATTCGGCTCGGCACATCGGGCGCACGCTTCCACGGAAGGGATTACGAAGTTTGTGCAAAAATCCGCCGCCGGCTTCCTCATGGAAAAAGAACTGGAATACATGGGCCGCGCATTGCAGAATCCGCAACGTCCGTTTGTCGCCATCCTGGGCGGGGCCAAAGTTTCCGACAAAATTGGCGTGATCCAAAACCTGCTAACCAAGGTTGACGCCCTGCTCATTGGCGGCGCCATGGCCTACACCTTCTTCAAGGCCAGCGGGCGGCAGGTGGGGAAATCCCTGGTGGAAGATGACAAGCTTGAGCTGGCGAAGCAGTTGCTGGAGCAGACGAAGTCAAAGAACATCAAATTGTTTTTGCCGGTGGATGATGTGATTGCACCGAAGATCGAAGCCGGCGCAAAAACCTCTACGCTCGCGGCCTCGCAGCCTATTCCCGCCGACCAGATGGGCCTCGATATCGGCCCACAGACGGCAAAGCTCTACGCCGATGAGATCGCAAAGGCCAAGACCATCGTCTGGAATGGGCCGATGGGGGTTTTTGAAACCCATCCGTTCGATTTCGGTACGATTGCTGTGGCCAAAGCAGTTGCCGGAAATACCGACGCAACCTCCATCGTGGGCGGAGGCGATTCGGTGGCCGCCGTGCATGCGGCCGGCGTAAGCAGTAAGATTACGCACA
Protein-coding regions in this window:
- a CDS encoding phosphoglycerate kinase; this translates as MAKLSIKDLNLENKRIFVRVDFNVPLSEDGRVTDDTRIVETLPTIEYAVKHKAKVILASHLGRPKGKPNPKMSLKAVAERLRMLLDHDLGPSENVGFCPDCVGAEAREMAGKLGAGHILLLENLRFHAEEEANDPAFAKELASLADYYVNDAFGSAHRAHASTEGITKFVQKSAAGFLMEKELEYMGRALQNPQRPFVAILGGAKVSDKIGVIQNLLTKVDALLIGGAMAYTFFKASGRQVGKSLVEDDKLELAKQLLEQTKSKNIKLFLPVDDVIAPKIEAGAKTSTLAASQPIPADQMGLDIGPQTAKLYADEIAKAKTIVWNGPMGVFETHPFDFGTIAVAKAVAGNTDATSIVGGGDSVAAVHAAGVSSKITHISTGGGASLEFLEGKKLPGVEALTDK
- the gap gene encoding type I glyceraldehyde-3-phosphate dehydrogenase, which produces MAIKVGINGFGRIGRNILRTALQDKNLEFVAVNDLTDPRTLAHLLKYDSILGNLKNDIKAESDSISVDGRKIRVFAEKDPAKLDWASVGVQVVVESTGRFTNAEDARKHLRGPVKKVIISAPATNEDITIVMGVNESAYDAAKHHVLSNASCTTNCLAPVTKVVHDNFKIKNGTMTTIHSYTNDQVILDFPHKDLRRARAAALSMIPTSTGAAKAIYLVIPEMKGKLDGFAMRVPTPNVSVVDLVVFVEKKTSVEEVNAALKQASEAGPLKGYLGYETAELVSSDYKGDSRSSIVDAPMTRVVDGNCVKVIAWYDNEWGYSCRVRDLINYIGAKGI